ATTTTACTTGTGATGGCTTACTTTTTCTCATTAGGGAGTTCTCCTTTGTTATTAATGATTTATGTGTTTAAGTTAAATCATTATGGAGTGCTCCCTTTTTAATTTCTACCACTTTCGGGACGTTGCCTCTGCAGTTTAAATTGAACGCTGCTTCCTTGAACGGGATCTCCATTGGGATTGAGAATGCGACCGTTGTAGGTGATCCCCGCTCCTGTGGCGAAACCTTTTACTGTGGTAATAAATAAAATTCCAGTCAGAATCGAAAAGAATTTTATGAAGTTTGGCATTTTGTCTAGCCTCATGACAGTACTTTCGGAAGTTTTACAACTCTCCTAAAGTATCAATTTGAGAATTATTAAGAATAGTCTTTCAACTCAACGAATCCTCCATGACACGGCCTTTTTTTAAACCAAATCATCATGAGATTTTAGTCATGAGAAGGACGGCAATCCATATTGAGACACCGTCCGATATTGCCGCGCTCATGACTCTGGCCAGTTTTGGACACGAGCATAAATGACTTTATAAAAGGTTTCAAAATCACTTAGATAATGATCAACAATATTTTGTACAATGGCCATGTTAATTTGTTCGTAATCATGAACGGATATATTTCGAAATCCAACCATGGAGGCCATTTTTCGAGTTAATTCTGGAGTGAGAATCAAATGCTTTTCAAGAATTTGAAAAGATTGTCTGTATGTTGTAGGCAAACCCAATCCCTCTTTGGAAAGCACGATGTTGGCAAGGTCAATACATGCTTGAATGGCTCTTTGCAAATTAAGTTCATATATGGAAAGTCTAAATTCAAGGTCAGCTTCCTTTACCTTCGCTTTCTCTATAAGACTTAGACAAGTTTTAATTACATTAATTTTTGCTAGAACCACATCCAGATCAGACATATTTCTTCCTTTTTAGAATATTTTTTTCAATCACTCGACGTGAAAATTTGAAATCGGGGTAAATTGATAAGATTTTGATTTGCCACCGAAGAAAATCACCGGGTGCACGGTTCATTATAAGCCTTCCCGTTTCTAAGACTTGACGTGAAAAAATATAATCGACATGATTTAAATTAATTAAATCAATTTCACGATGAAGTGTCTCTTCCAGATGAGACTGAAGACCGAGTAGATCATTTAAAGACGGTTCTTTCTCCCAATAAATGGCGATATCCACATCACTATTTTCCGTAAAACGTTCTGTACCCGAAGAGCCAACTAAAAAAGCAAACAAGATAGATTTTTCAAAGTTAATTTTAAAAAAATCTTTTAATGCATCCATTGGAAATACTGATGAACTCATACGGCTATTGTGTTAACCTCACTGGGTAAAGTCAACAACCCTGAGAGGTTTTTAAGAAGGGAGGTCACTGATTCTTCCTTCTAAAAATACAATTGAGAGCCTACCAACATCGTAAAGACGTGCTGGGTTTTGGTGATAATTTGGTAGTTTCCTTGAATATACTGACTTGATTTACCCCTTCCACCTGTATAGTAGCCGCCAAAGGTGTAGCCAATTCTTTTTCCTGCGACGAAAACCAAATTAGCGCTAAAGCCGACCATGTCCACTTTATCTTCTTGCAGTTGTAAGAGGCTGGGATCGGGATCGTTGTGCGAAGAAAAATTAGTAAATACACCCATCCGTATTTTTAGCCATTGAATCAAAGCTTGTTCAAAACCAAAGGACATATTCCAAACAGCTTTTTGACTGACCCTTTTTCCTAGGACTTCATCTTCCAAATCGATATAACTAACCCCTTCATGGAGAGAAACATCCAGAGCCCAAACCGAAGAATTATTAGGTACAAAAGAGAATCCAAAAGTGACTTTCCCTGGGATCATCACCCGAGTGGCTTTATCTGGATCATTTTTATTTTCAACAATCATGGTATTCGTTGTGGTATCGATATTTGTTTTTGATTGGAAGATGGTAGCAGTCCCCGCAATTCTCATGGCTTTGGGTCTTAGGGTCAGGCCAGCAGACCACTTATCTGAAAGTTGCTTGTAATAACCAAAAACAAAAACCAAAGCATTCTCGGTAATTGTTTTTTCCTGATTAAACAAGGTGGCTTTTGTACTAGACTCATATTGCAGATCCGTGGAAGATCTTATAAAATTTCGAGCGGTATAATAAGCCGTTATCCCAACAGACTCTGTTGTTGAAATCTCTTTGGAAATGCTCGGCCCTACCCACAATGACTCGTCCACAAAAGACAAGGTCGTGGCATTATCACCCTTCTTAAACAAATCCCCTTTATAGCTATCATAATCAGGAACTAAAATGGACAATCCAAAAACGTAATCACCTAGGCGAATGACATTTCCGGTAGATGCTGGCAAGGACCTGAAAAAACCTTGATTTACCCTGAGAGGTGCCTTGGTAAAATCTTCTTCCTCTCCATAGACTGTATCAAATTTTTTGTAAATCCCCACCGCTGCCGAAAAGGAAGCTCCGTTAAGCCTAGCTAAGGTAGCGGGATTATAAAAAGCGGCGGCGGAAGTGTCCCCGACAACGGCGGAAGCGGCGCCTCCCATTCCCGCTGATTGATCTCCCAGCAAAATCGAATTGTAATTAGAAAAGGCGCCTTCACTTTGAAGAGCCAAAAAAGTGAGAGCTAAAAATAATCCCTTCATTCAACCCCTGATATTCAATTCAATTCAATTTAGTTTTCATACTCACACCATGAGGTTAATCTGCATCACACTTTTGATTCAAGCTCATTTACCCTTTGGTCTAGTTATTATTTTACCATCATCTTTGTGAAAAAATTGTTTCCTATAAGAAACACTTTAAGACCGATTGTTCCATTTATCAGCAAATTTTATTTAAAAATGCAATTTTATTTAAATTCTCTTTTTCTTTTTTTTAAAACGGTTTAAATAGAAGTCTGTTTCAATTAACTTGTTTATTTAAAACCGGTTTAATTTTAAGACGGAGGAATTTCCATGAGCATCCCATTTGTCGATTTAAAAACTCAGTATCACGCCCTCAAAGACTCCATTGATATTCGGATCAAAAAAGTTCTTGAAAGTGGTGCTTAACTAAGACTGAGCATTGGCTTTATCCATTCTGTCAAAAATAAATTCTATCAAAAATTTCACGATCAAGGTTTAAGTTATAATCTTATGAACTGAGACATATTTACCGACAAACTCTTAGGGAGAATTCAAATGGATTGTGTTTGTCAAAAGACTTACAATTTCAGTTTGATATTCATAGGAATAATTTTTTTGATTTTTTATTCATTTTCAAGAAAGTCGAATTGTGAAACAATTTCAGCCATAGCAGAAAGAATCAGTGACCTCCATTCTTAAAAACCTTTCGGGGTTGAACCGTGCCTCAATATGGATTGCCGTCCTTCACATGCGGAAAATCTCAGGATGATTTGGTTTTAAAAAAGGCCGTGTCATGGAGGATTCGCTGAGTTGAAAGATTATTCTTAATAATTCTCAAATTGATACTTTAGGAGAGTTGCAAAACTTCCGAATGTACTGTCATGAGGCTAGACAAAATGACAAACTTCATAAAATTCTTTTTGATTCTGACTGGAGTTGTATGGGCAATTGCCGATAGAGGATGGCCTAATTTTAACAAGTGGAGGAAAAATGTGTCGGTGCTACCTTTCTATTTTAGTTCTTATCTCTCAGCTGGTACTTTCCGGATGCCTTTTTGACTCGGGCTCTAGTTCCTCGTCTCCAAGCGCTGAGGCTCCGACGCCTACACCCATGCCTACTCCTACTCCTGCGCCTGTAGTAACTAAAGTTTTTGGATATTCAGGCTCTCAGTACTCAAACCTCGTCTATAGCTTTTCGATCGACAAGTCGACAGGAAGCATGGCACCGACTGCTGGAGTATCTGCAACCGCGCAAAGTGCCCCTATGCTGAGTGCTGCAAGCTTTGACAAAAAGTTTCTTATGAGCGCGAACTACAGTTCGCACTCGGTATCAACTTTCTCGATTTCAGCGACAAGTGGTGACTTGGTTTCCGTTGGAAACACATCTTTGGGAAGTGGAACCAGTCCTGCTTGGATTGCCAGTCATCCAACGTTGCGGGTCTTCTATACTGCCAACTCAGGCAACTCAACAATATCGGTCGTGGATGTTGATTCCACTGGAAATGCAACGGTACGTGGCAGTGTGGCTGCTGGTTCAGGGGTGACTGCACTTGCCATCACTCCTGATGGTGGAGTTCTGTATTCCGTAGATCAAAACATGAACCAAATTGGAATCTATCAGGTGGCGGGTGACGGTGGTTTGACATCCGTTGGCACAGCGACAACTCCCGCATCTTCAACGCCAAACCATGCAGTGGTCTCTGCAGATGGGACACGACTTTATGTGGCAAACTGGGGAACCGCGAATGTTAGTACCTACTCAATTTCTGGCATAACTTTGAACTCTCTAGGGGAAGTCAGCGGTGGAACCGGCGGCATTTACACGATATCACTGTCACCCGATGGAAAATTCCTCTATTCCGCAAAGCCATATGGGCACAATTTTTCAATGCATGCCATTGATCCGACTACGAAGATTCCTGGTGTTGCTGTGGAATCGTCGCTATCGGGAAGTGTGAACTTTGCATTCTGGAATTCTTTCGCTTTTTTGGTATCGTGGTCGAACGGCGTATCTGGCTTGCCGGTGGCAGTTAGAAACTATGACGCTTTGGGCGTAGCAGCTTCGAATCTTTCGGTGACCACCGACTCCTATCGTGGCCTCTATCAGCTTGTTGTCGTTGAAGTAGAGCAGCCTTAAGGGGCGGCACAAGTAGAAATTTGCATGTTAGATAATTTGCATCACAGCCACTTGATTCGTGCAATCCGGTTCAATTGATTGCCGACAGGTGGTGAGCTTGCTCCGGAGTACGAGAGCTTCGATATTGCTAAAATGTAAAAACCTTGATTTAGCCTGAGAGGTGCCTTGGTAAAATCTTCTTCCTCTCCATAGACTGTATCAAATTTTTTGTAAATCCCCACCGCCGCCGAAAAGGAAGCTCCGTTAAGCCTAGCTAAGGTAGCGGGATTATAAAAAGCGGCGGCGGAAGTGTCCCCGACAACGGCGGAAGCGGCGCCTCCCATTCCCGCTGATTGATCTCCCAGCAAAATCGAATTGTAATTAGAAAAGGCGCCTTCACTTTGAAGAGCCAAAAAAGTGAGAGCTAAAAATAATCCCTTCATTCAACCCCTGATATTCAATTCAATTCAATTTAGTTTTCATACTCACACCATGAGGTTAATCTGCATCACACTTTTGATTCAAGCTCATTTACCCTTTGGTCTAGTTATTATTTTACCATCATCTTTGTGAAAAAATTGTTTCCTATAAGAAACACTTTAAGACCGATTGTTCCATTTATCAGCAAATTTTATTTAAAAATGCAATTTTATTTAAATTCTCTTTTTCTTTTTTTTAAAACGGTTTAAATAGAAATCTGTTTCAATTAACTTGTTTATTTAAAACCGGTTTAATTTTAAGACGGAGGAATTTCCATGAGCATCCCATTTATCGATTTAAAAACTCAGTATCACGCCCTCAAAGACTCCATTGATCTTCGGATCAAAAAAGTTCTTGAAAGTGGTGCTTACATCAACGGTCCCGAGGTTGCCGAGCTCGAGAAAAAGTTGGCAGCCCATTCCGGAGTCAAACACGTTATTGCCTGCGCTAGTGGAACAGATGCTCTACTTATTCCTCTGATGGCTCTAGGTATTGGCCAAGGAGACGAAGTGATTACCACCGCTTTTTCTTTTATTGCTACGGCTGAGACCATTGTTCTGGCTGGAGCAACACCCGTATACTGCGATATCGATCCTCTTACATTTAATTTGGATACCACAAAAATAGAAAAACTGATCACAGAAAAAACAAAAGCGATCATGCCGGTCTCTTTATACGGCCAGATCGCCGATATGGATGAAATCAATGCCATCGCCAAAAAACATCATCTTTTCGTTATTGAAGATCTTGCACAAAGTTATGGTGCTAAATACAAAGGCAAAAGAAGCGGCTCTCTTTCCACTGTTGGAGGAACGAGCTTCTATCCAGCCAAACCCTTGGGTTGCTATGGCGATGGTGGGGCTATTTTTACCGATGATGATAAATTATGTAAAATTATGAATGAAATTAAAGAACATGGTTCCGAGTCTAGATATTACCACACCCGTCTTGGTATCAACGGCCGCCTAGATTCGATTCAGTGTGCGATCTTGTTATCCAAGATGGAACGCTACGATTGGGAAGTGGAACAGCGACAAAAAATTGGAGCCTATTTTACAGAGAAATTAAGTCAAATCAAAGTTCCTCATTTTTCCGTTCCTTATATTAAACCCGATAGAGACTCGGTGTGGGCTCAGTACACTTTGATGGTTCCTGACCGCCCTCTCTTCCAAAAAAGAATGCTAGAATTGGGAGTTCCCACTGTTGTTCATTACCCTCGAATCATGCCTGACCAACCTTGGTACAAAGAACATACCTGCAAACACACCAGCCAGGATCCCCACCAACTTCTGAGCCAAAAAGAGGATTGGACCCACTCGCGAAGGGCAGCAGAACATGTGGTCAGTCTTCCCTTATACCCTGATATGGACAGAGCGACACAAGATAAAATTATTGATAGTGTCATTAAAGTTATGTCATAACACCTGGATGACATCACTTACACCTTTTCAAAATTTATCCAAGCCTGTGACCATGGATTTCCAAGGAAAAAAATATACTTGGGGTCTTAAGAATCAATTTGTTTTATTTGCTGGCCCCGATATTATCGAGGATGAAGGCCTCGTCCTTGAAACGGGAACGGAAATTAAGCGCGTCACTGAGGAATTAGGAATCCCCTGGATTTTAAAATGCTCCTACGACAAAGCTAATAGGCAAAGCTCGAAAAGTTTTCGTGGCCCCGGAGTGGATTCGGCTCTGAAGTCCTTAGAAAAAATCAAGGGACTGCTCAATGCTCCACTTTTAACGGACGTTCATGAAACAGATCAAGTGGAGACCATGGCCCAAATTACCGATGTGATTCAAATTCCGGCCTTCTTATCACGACAAACTGATTTACTTGTAGCTGCGGCAAAAACAGGAAAAGTTTTGCATATTAAAAAGGGGCAGTTTTTGGCCCCTTGGGACATGAAGGCGATTGCTCAAAAGGCCGTTCAAGTTGGCAATGACAAAATTCTTTTATGCGAAAGAGGCACCACCTTTGGTTACAATCGCCTTATCAACGACATGACAGGACTTGTGGAAATGAGACAGCTTGGCTTCCCCGTCATTATGGATGTGACTCACTCAACGCAGTTACCAGGCGCTACGGGCGAGAGCAGCGGAGGCCGCAGTCAAATGGTGGCCCCCTTAGCTCGCGCAGCCATGGCTGTTGGCGTAGATGGAATATTTTTAGAAACCCACCCTCGACCTGAAGAGGCCCTTTGCGACGGCCCCACCTCCTTACCATTGAAGGACTTAAGACCCTTTTTAAAACACTTGCAACTGATTCTTAAAACGCATCAAGAGTTTTAGAGATGACGCCAAAAAGATTGAAACTAAAAAAATATCTTTCTACTTTAATTAAAACAGGATTTGCCTTGGGAATCATCTATTGGCTGGTGACCCAGGGGAAGATCAATTTTTCGGCTCTGAAAGAAGTTTTGCGTCCCGATTTAATTTTTGTCGCTATGGCTTTAACGGGGGTTAACCTGTTTATTCTGAGCGAACGTTGGCGGGTTCTTTTGCAGACACAAAATTTACATCCTAAACCCTTCGAACTTTATAAGCTGACATTGATTGGCACTTTTTTTAATTTTGCCATGCCCGGAGGCGTGGGTGGTGATTTAGTCAAGGCCTTCTATTTTTACAAGGACCACCCCCAATCCAAAGCCCTTGCCATATCTAGTGTTTTTGTCGACAGGGTTTTGGGATTATATACCATTGTCTTTATGGCTTTGGCCGTGATGCTATTTGATCTCAATCACATTTTAAATAATGAAATTCTCACTCATTTACTTTCTGCCTTTGTGATTATCTTTTTTGCATTTACAGTGGGTCTTGTTTTTCTTTTCTCCAAAAATAAAATCATCATGGGTTTGGTTTTAAAGGTTCTCCATTTTCTGCCCTTGCGAGAGAAGTTCCTAAAGCTTTATCATTCTGGTCAGCTGTATGGATCTGAAACAAAAATATTATTAAAAGTTTTTTCCTTGAGTCTTGTCGGCCAAGTCCTTGCCGTATTTATCATGTATTTTGTTGGGCAATTCACTGTTTCCGGTGCTTCCATCCCCCTCACGACCTTTTTCATAGTGAGCCCCATTGGTTTTATGGCAACGGCCATTCCCATTTCTCCTGCAGGTGTCGGAGTTGGACAGGCCGCATTTTATTTTTTGTATAATGCCTATTTAAACACAAAAACAGATTTTGGTCCTCTGATCATCACGATCAATCAAATACTTGCCTTTTGTTATGGTCTTGTTGGCGCTTTTTTTTATTTACAAAGAAAAGATCCTAGGCAAAAAATAAATCAATTAGAAAATGAAATTTTAACTGATAACGCGAGCTCGCGTTGATACCTAATTCTAATTAAGGATATTCTATGACAATTCTACTTAAGCAATTTATAAACTTTATTAAATTGTTAAACTCTGATACGGGCCATAATCAATTAGCTAGTGGGCTTGCTTGCGGTTTTATTTTAGGGATGGCCCCCTTTTTATCCTTACAAACAGCCATGGTTTTGTTAGTCGTCTTTATTTTTAGAGTCCAATTAGGGGCCGCCTTTTTAAGTGCTTTCTTTTTTAAGTTTGTCAGTTATTTATTAGATCCCTTAAGCCATATTATTGGCAAATGGACCTTAGAACAAGAAGGCCTTCGTGGTTTTTTTGTGCAAATGTACAACATGCCCATCATTCCTCTGACTCGATTTAATAACAGCATTGTGATGGGCTCTCTGGTTCTTTCAGTGCTTCTCACCCCCCTCTTATTTTTTATATTCAAAAGCTTAATTATTAAATACCGTATTTCTGTCGTTGAAAAATTTAAAAAGTCCAAATTTTGGAAAGCCTTTGCGGCGACTTCTATTTATAATTTGTACAACAAATACAACCAACTCTACGGATAACTTTATGGATAAACAGGAACAAAATATGGATCACCCATCTTCAGAAAAGACAGCTCAGCCGCCGAATTTAAAAATCAAAAAATCCAAGGGCCCCATCCGCTTTGAGGCGATTATCCCTTTTCTTTGTATTTGCTTTGCGATTTTTCTTTATTTTACTTTGTTTTTCGATTTCCATTTAAAAAAGACCCTGGAGCTTATTGGTTATCATGCGACGGGTGCCGAAGTAAATATTGCAAAAATTGAAACTAGTTTTACCAAGGCCTCTTTAAGGATCACAGGTGTCGAATTAACGAATCCAGAAAAACCCACTCATAATAGCCTGTATATAGGTGAAATTCGATTTTCTCTATTGTGGGATGCCTTGTTACGCGCCAAGTTTGTTATTGAAGAGACCGCTGTTGAAAATGTGGGATTTGATCAAAAACGAAAATTCCCTGGAAAAATAAAACCACCGGAGCCAGAGAAAGAAAGCGCCATTAAAAAAGAAGCTGAAAAACTCAAATCAGAAGCTCTGGAGAAAGCTAAAACGGAGTATGATGACAATGTTCTAGGCAATATAGCCAACCTCATGGGTGGAGGCTCTCAAACCGAAGAACTAGACAAACTTAAAAGTAAAATTATCTCTAAAGAAAAAATGAAAGCTTTTGAGGAAAGCTTAAAGACAAAGCAAAAAGAGTGGGAAGAAAGACTTAAAAAATTACCCAAGGCCGCAGAGTTTCAAGTCTTAGGGGACAAACTCAAAAAAGTAAAAACTTCTGGTTTTACCAATTTAGAAGAATTAAATCAGAGTGTTAAAGAAATCCAAACCATCTTAGATGAGGGTAATAAAAAAATGGGGGAGTTGACCTCAGCCAAATCTCTTTTGGATAAAGACTTACAGTCCACCGACGACGGCCTTAAGGATATCAAAAGCCAAATTGAAAAAGATATCAAAGATTTAGAAGCTCATTTTAAAATTCCTAAAATAGATGCTAAATCCATAGCTACAGCTCTTTTTAAGCGCTACACTCAACCTTATTTTTCAAAGATAAATCACTATAAATCTCTTTACTCTAAATACGCTCCTCCGAATTTATTAAAAAAAGACAAGGCCGAGCCAGAAGTTCAAATTCAACCTCATCCCAGAGAAAAAGGCATCTCCTATGAATTTGGTAGACAAAATTCCTACCCTTTATTTTGGGCCAAAAAAACCTTAATCACTTCGCATTTTAATTCACAAGCTAATTCGCAATCTGATTCGCAAAATGGCGAAGGTGAAGGTTTTCAGATCGGTAACATCAAAGGACAAATAGATAATATCACTTCTAATCAGGCCCTGATTGGCAAGCCCACTGTTGCTGTTTTTGAAGGGGATTTCCCAGCTCAAGAAATCACGGGGCTTCAGGCCCGCTTGACACTCGATAACACCCAAAAGGATTCACTTATTAACTTGGAATTTAAAATTAAAAGTTACCCCGTTGAAGCGAAGGAATTAATTCAATCCCCTGAGGTCGCTATTGGTTTTAAGAAAGCAGTCGGATCTTTGACCTCGCATCTTAAGCTAGTAAATTATAAAAATGCAGATTTACAATTAAACAACGAATTCACTCATATTGATTACTCCTTATCCGCGCCAAATAAAGAGGTGGAAAGCATTTTAAAAAATGTTTTTCAAGAAGCAACGAGCGCCAACCTTATCGCCTCAGGAAAAGGACTGCTACCCTCTTTTGATTTAGATATTGAATCTAATCTGGGGCAAAAAATTCAAAAAGCCTTTGAAAAAGAAATTCAAGCAAAAATCGAAGAAGCTAAAAGAAAAATCAAACTTTTAGTTGACTCTGAAATTGCAAAACAGAAAGCCCTCATCGAAGCTCAGGTCAATGCTTTTAAAAACCAGTCTGAAGGTGAAATTAAAAAACTTCAAACCCAAGCTGACTCACAAAAGAAAGCAGCTGAAAGCAAAACAGACGAGGCCAAAAAAGATTTTGAACGCCGGCTTGAATCTGAAAAGAAAAAAGCAGAAAATGAAGTGAAAAAAAGATTTGAAGGTGATGCTAAAAAAGCCGCCGAAGAATTAAAAAAGAAGTTAGGATTTTAAAAAAATGATCTCTAGCCCCTCCTCCACTCCTCCCGTTGATACAGATACCCCGCTGAAAGAAGACATTCGTTTGCTGGGTCGCTTGTTAGGAAATGTCCTTAAAGAATTAGAAGGCGATGAAGTCTTTCAAATTGTCGAGACCATTCGACAGACTGCCGTGCGCTTTCGTCGTGAGGACGATACCATAGCCAAGATAAATTTAAATAAACTCCTGAAAAAATTAAGCCGTAACCAAACTTTATCGGTGGTGAGGGCTTTTTCTTATTTCTCTCATTTGGCTAATTTGGCCGAAGACCAACACCGTCATCGTTGCCGTCGCGCCATGATTCTTTCTGGAGCCCCGGCCCAGGCAGGGAGTATTGATTTTGCTTTGACCAAATTGAATAAAGCTCAAGTTCCCTTCTCGCAAATTCAAAGGTTTTTTAGTGACGCCTTGATTTCTCCTGTTCTCACGGCCCATCCTACAGAGGTTCAAAGAAAAAGTATTCTGGATGCTGAACATGAAATTTCCCGACTCTTGGCCCAGAGGAATCAAAGCCTGACCTCTAAAGAATTAGTTGCAAATACTGAAGGCCTTTACTCCCGAATCGCAACCCTTTGGCAAACTCGTATGCTTCGTTATTCCAAACTCACTGTCGCTGATGAAATTGAAAACGCACTTTCCTATTATCGCATCACTTTTTTACGTGAATTGCCAGGACTCTATGAAGATATTGAAGAAGCCATCTATTCCCATTTTCCGCAAAAAAAGAATGTGGGGATAGAACTCGATCGAACTCCCTATGTGCAAATGGGTAGCTGGATTGGTGGGGACCGTGACGGTAATCCTAATGTGAATGCCGGCACCATGCAACATGCCCTCGAACAACAATCGACGACCATTCTTGGTTTTTATTTGGAAGAATCCCATGCCCTGGGGGCAGAGCTTTCAATTTCCACCTTGCTGGTACCTGTGAGTCCTGAATTGCAAGCCCTTGCAGATGCCTCACCTGATACCTCACCTCATCGTATCGACGAGCCTTATCGTCGAGCCTTGGTGGGCATCTATGCCCGCCTTGCCGCAACAGCCAGAGTTCTAGGAACTAAAAATATTTTACGTCAGGAAGTGGCGCCAAAAACTCCCTATGCTTCAGCTTCTGAATTTACTGCTGATTTACAAATCCTCATGGATTCTCTTAAGACCCATCACAGTGCTGTTCTTATTAAACCTCGACTTTCCACTTTAAAGCGAGCTTCTGAAATATTTGGTTTTCATCTGGCCACCTTGGACATGCGCCAAAGTTCAGACGTTCATGAGCGAGTCCTCGCAGATCTTTTTTCTCGCAGCCAGGTGGAACTTCACTATGAAACTTTGACTGAGGAAAAAAAAGTCAGTCTCTTGCTTAATGAACTTTCGTCTCCTCGATTGATCTTCTCTCCTTATATCACTTATTCGGAGGAAACAAGTTCAGAACTCAGCATCCTTCGTACGGCTGGTGAAATTCGTAAGCGCTATGGTCCCAGAGCCATTCGTAATTATATCATTTCACATACGGAAACGGTTTCTGATTTACTCGAAGTCCTTGTCCTACAAAAAGAAGCTGGTTTGCTCCGCTGTCTAAATTCAACTGTTCAAAACTCAGCATCCCAAAATTTTGCATCCCAAGCATCCCAAAACTCGGCTTCCCAAAACGCAGATAAAGAAATTTCAGCAATTCCTCATTCCCTTTGGGAATTAGACCTGATGGTGGTTCCTCTTTTTGAAACTATTCCCGATCTTCGTTGTGCGGCAACAATCATGGAAACTTTTATTAGCCTGCCCACCATTAAATCCATGATCGCCAAGGACCATCTGCAAGAAGTGATGCTGGGTTATTCAGACTCCAATAAAGACGGTGGATTCCTAACATCCAATTGGGAGCTCTATCAGACTGAAATAAAATTAGTTGAAATATTCAATAAGGCCAAACTTAAATTACGCTTATTCCATGGTCGCGGTGGAACCGTGGGTCGCGGCGGCGGCCCCAGCTATGAAGCCATTTTAGCGCAACCGAGTGGGACTGTTAATGGACAAATTCGCTTGACTGAACAAGGTGAAATTATTGCCTCTAAATTTTCCCATCCTGAAATTGGTCGTTTGAATCTAGAAATGTTGGTGGCTGCCACTTTGGAAGCCAGCCTGATCCCTTCAACCAAAAGTGACCAACATAAAAAGAAATTGGTCCAATATGAAAAAATCATGAAAGAGCTCTCTGAAAAGGCTTACAAAGCCTATCGTGATTTGGTTTATGAAACTCCTGGATTTAATGATTATTTTTTTTCAGCCACACCAATTTCTGAAATCGCCGAGCTCAATTTAGGGTCTCGACCGGCCTCCAGAAAATCCACTCGACGCATCGAGGACCTTCGCGCGATTCCCTGGGTTTTCTCCTGGGGACAATGCCGGCTGTTGCTTCCTGGTTGGTATGGCTTTGGAAGTGCTATCAGCTCGTGGTTAGCGGAATCCAAAGACAATCCTTTGCGAAATCAAAAAATCAA
This is a stretch of genomic DNA from Deltaproteobacteria bacterium. It encodes these proteins:
- a CDS encoding TIGR03545 family protein; this encodes MDKQEQNMDHPSSEKTAQPPNLKIKKSKGPIRFEAIIPFLCICFAIFLYFTLFFDFHLKKTLELIGYHATGAEVNIAKIETSFTKASLRITGVELTNPEKPTHNSLYIGEIRFSLLWDALLRAKFVIEETAVENVGFDQKRKFPGKIKPPEPEKESAIKKEAEKLKSEALEKAKTEYDDNVLGNIANLMGGGSQTEELDKLKSKIISKEKMKAFEESLKTKQKEWEERLKKLPKAAEFQVLGDKLKKVKTSGFTNLEELNQSVKEIQTILDEGNKKMGELTSAKSLLDKDLQSTDDGLKDIKSQIEKDIKDLEAHFKIPKIDAKSIATALFKRYTQPYFSKINHYKSLYSKYAPPNLLKKDKAEPEVQIQPHPREKGISYEFGRQNSYPLFWAKKTLITSHFNSQANSQSDSQNGEGEGFQIGNIKGQIDNITSNQALIGKPTVAVFEGDFPAQEITGLQARLTLDNTQKDSLINLEFKIKSYPVEAKELIQSPEVAIGFKKAVGSLTSHLKLVNYKNADLQLNNEFTHIDYSLSAPNKEVESILKNVFQEATSANLIASGKGLLPSFDLDIESNLGQKIQKAFEKEIQAKIEEAKRKIKLLVDSEIAKQKALIEAQVNAFKNQSEGEIKKLQTQADSQKKAAESKTDEAKKDFERRLESEKKKAENEVKKRFEGDAKKAAEELKKKLGF
- the ppc gene encoding phosphoenolpyruvate carboxylase; the protein is MISSPSSTPPVDTDTPLKEDIRLLGRLLGNVLKELEGDEVFQIVETIRQTAVRFRREDDTIAKINLNKLLKKLSRNQTLSVVRAFSYFSHLANLAEDQHRHRCRRAMILSGAPAQAGSIDFALTKLNKAQVPFSQIQRFFSDALISPVLTAHPTEVQRKSILDAEHEISRLLAQRNQSLTSKELVANTEGLYSRIATLWQTRMLRYSKLTVADEIENALSYYRITFLRELPGLYEDIEEAIYSHFPQKKNVGIELDRTPYVQMGSWIGGDRDGNPNVNAGTMQHALEQQSTTILGFYLEESHALGAELSISTLLVPVSPELQALADASPDTSPHRIDEPYRRALVGIYARLAATARVLGTKNILRQEVAPKTPYASASEFTADLQILMDSLKTHHSAVLIKPRLSTLKRASEIFGFHLATLDMRQSSDVHERVLADLFSRSQVELHYETLTEEKKVSLLLNELSSPRLIFSPYITYSEETSSELSILRTAGEIRKRYGPRAIRNYIISHTETVSDLLEVLVLQKEAGLLRCLNSTVQNSASQNFASQASQNSASQNADKEISAIPHSLWELDLMVVPLFETIPDLRCAATIMETFISLPTIKSMIAKDHLQEVMLGYSDSNKDGGFLTSNWELYQTEIKLVEIFNKAKLKLRLFHGRGGTVGRGGGPSYEAILAQPSGTVNGQIRLTEQGEIIASKFSHPEIGRLNLEMLVAATLEASLIPSTKSDQHKKKLVQYEKIMKELSEKAYKAYRDLVYETPGFNDYFFSATPISEIAELNLGSRPASRKSTRRIEDLRAIPWVFSWGQCRLLLPGWYGFGSAISSWLAESKDNPLRNQKIKTLQEMAKEWPFFATLLSNMDMVLSKSDLAIAAKYSELVEDKKLRKTIFTRIVQEYERALENLVLITGKKERLANNPSLAKSIKNRFAYLDPLNHLQVELIKRYRSKDPNERKLDERVQRGIHLSINGIAAGLRNTG